In Chromatiales bacterium, a single genomic region encodes these proteins:
- the mutS gene encoding DNA mismatch repair protein MutS, with product MTQTAARDLSQHTPMMQQYLRIKADYPDILLFYRMGDFYELFFEDARRAARLLDITLTARGQSAGEPIPMAGVPYHSAEQYLAKLVRLGESVAICEQIGDPAAAKGPVERQVVRIVTPGTLTEEALLDERRENLLVSVCGREGRHGLASLELSSGRFVVQELSGDEALAAEIERLRPAELLYPEDARPPLGDRPGLTRRPPWHYETDTATEQLTRQFGTRDLAGFGCEDAPLAVAAAGALLQYVKDTQRAALPHINSLRRERQGHSVVLDAASRRNLELEQNLQGGQDHTLAAVLDHTATAMGSRCLRRWLNRPLRDRDTLRGRHQAIATLIGSGAFETLRDALRGIGDVERILSRVALKSARPRDLATLRDSLARLPALQAELAGLDAPLLGQLAAQIATHPEVLDLLAAAVIEHPPMLIRDGGVIAPGYDAELDELRALSENADQFLVDLETRERERTGIPTLKVAYNRVHGYYIEISRGQAAKAPEDYTRRQTLKGAERFITPELKRFEDQVLSARERALAREKGLYDDLLDRLIAHLRPLQQAADGLAALDAPTNLAERAQTLDYSCPELTEAPGIHIEGGRHPVVEQVLDEPFVPNDARLDDERRMLMITGPNMGGKSTYMRQVALIVLLAHIGSYVPAAAARIGPVDRIFTRIGASDDLASGRSTFMVEMTEAANILNNATAQSLVLMDEIGRGTSTFDGLSLAWACAEHLAVHNRAFTLFATHYFELTARPEQAAGIRNVHIDAVEHGDSIVFLHSVKDGPANQSYGLQVAQLAGVPRGVIQRARERLRQLEKQSARGAEATPQLGLPLDAAPAPHPVVETLAGIDPDALTPRQALETLYALKARLEDD from the coding sequence ATGACGCAGACCGCCGCCCGCGACCTCAGCCAGCACACGCCCATGATGCAGCAGTACCTGCGCATCAAGGCCGACTACCCGGACATCCTCCTCTTCTATCGCATGGGGGATTTCTACGAGCTGTTCTTCGAGGACGCCCGGCGCGCGGCCAGGCTGCTGGACATCACCCTCACCGCCCGCGGGCAGTCGGCCGGCGAGCCCATCCCCATGGCCGGCGTGCCCTATCACTCCGCCGAGCAGTACCTGGCGAAGTTGGTGCGCCTGGGCGAATCGGTGGCCATCTGCGAGCAGATCGGCGACCCGGCCGCCGCCAAGGGTCCGGTGGAACGCCAGGTGGTGCGCATCGTCACCCCCGGCACACTCACCGAGGAGGCCCTCCTCGACGAGCGGCGCGAGAACCTGCTGGTGAGCGTCTGCGGGCGCGAGGGACGCCATGGGCTGGCCAGCCTGGAACTCTCCAGCGGGCGCTTCGTGGTGCAGGAGCTCTCGGGCGACGAGGCACTTGCCGCCGAGATCGAACGCCTGCGCCCGGCCGAACTGCTCTATCCCGAGGACGCCCGCCCGCCGCTGGGCGACCGCCCCGGCCTCACCCGCCGCCCGCCCTGGCACTACGAGACCGACACCGCCACCGAACAGCTCACCCGCCAGTTCGGCACCCGCGACCTCGCCGGCTTCGGCTGCGAGGACGCGCCGCTGGCCGTGGCCGCCGCCGGGGCCCTGCTGCAGTACGTCAAGGACACCCAGCGCGCCGCCCTGCCGCACATCAACAGCCTGCGCCGCGAGCGCCAGGGCCACAGCGTGGTGCTGGATGCCGCCAGCCGTCGCAACCTGGAACTGGAACAGAACCTCCAGGGCGGGCAGGATCACACCCTGGCCGCCGTGCTCGACCACACCGCCACCGCCATGGGCAGCCGCTGCCTGCGCCGCTGGCTCAACCGCCCGCTGCGCGATCGCGACACCCTGCGCGGCCGCCACCAGGCCATCGCCACCCTGATCGGGTCCGGCGCCTTCGAGACCCTGCGCGATGCACTTCGCGGCATCGGCGACGTGGAGCGCATCCTCTCGCGCGTGGCGCTCAAGTCCGCCCGCCCGCGCGACCTCGCCACGCTGCGCGACTCACTGGCCCGCCTGCCGGCGCTGCAGGCGGAGCTCGCCGGTCTCGACGCCCCGCTGCTCGGCCAGCTGGCCGCTCAGATCGCCACCCACCCCGAGGTGTTGGACCTGCTCGCCGCCGCCGTCATCGAACACCCGCCCATGCTGATCCGCGACGGCGGGGTGATCGCCCCCGGCTATGACGCCGAGCTCGACGAGCTGCGGGCGCTGTCCGAGAACGCCGACCAGTTCCTGGTGGACCTCGAGACCCGCGAGCGCGAGCGTACCGGCATCCCCACCCTCAAGGTGGCCTACAACCGGGTCCACGGCTACTACATCGAGATCTCGCGCGGCCAGGCGGCGAAGGCCCCGGAGGACTACACCCGCCGCCAGACGCTCAAGGGCGCGGAGCGCTTCATCACCCCCGAGCTCAAGCGCTTCGAGGACCAGGTGCTGTCCGCCCGCGAACGCGCCCTGGCACGCGAGAAGGGCCTGTACGACGACCTGCTGGACCGGCTCATCGCCCACCTGCGCCCGCTGCAGCAGGCCGCCGACGGACTGGCCGCGCTCGATGCGCCCACCAACCTCGCCGAGCGCGCACAGACGCTGGACTACAGCTGCCCCGAACTCACCGAGGCGCCCGGCATCCACATCGAGGGCGGCCGCCACCCGGTGGTGGAACAGGTGCTGGACGAGCCCTTCGTGCCCAACGACGCGCGGCTCGACGACGAGCGGCGCATGCTCATGATCACGGGCCCCAACATGGGCGGCAAATCCACCTACATGCGTCAGGTGGCACTCATCGTGCTGCTCGCGCACATCGGCAGCTACGTGCCGGCCGCGGCCGCGCGCATCGGCCCGGTGGACCGCATCTTCACCCGCATCGGCGCCTCGGACGACCTCGCCTCCGGCCGCTCCACCTTCATGGTGGAGATGACCGAGGCGGCCAACATCCTCAACAATGCCACCGCGCAGAGCCTGGTGCTGATGGACGAGATCGGCCGCGGCACCTCCACCTTCGACGGCCTGTCGCTGGCCTGGGCCTGCGCCGAACACCTGGCCGTGCACAACCGCGCCTTCACCCTCTTCGCCACACACTACTTCGAACTCACCGCCCGGCCCGAGCAGGCCGCGGGCATTCGCAACGTGCACATCGACGCCGTCGAGCACGGCGACAGCATCGTCTTCCTGCACAGCGTGAAGGACGGCCCGGCCAACCAGAGCTACGGCCTGCAGGTGGCACAGCTGGCCGGGGTACCGCGCGGCGTGATCCAGCGTGCCCGCGAGCGCCTGCGCCAGCTCGAGAAGCAGAGCGCGCGCGGCGCCGAGGCAACGCCCCAGCTCGGCCTGCCGCTGGATGCCGCCCCCGCCCCGCACCCCGTGGTCGA